A section of the Paenibacillus odorifer genome encodes:
- the fabZ gene encoding 3-hydroxyacyl-ACP dehydratase FabZ produces MLNIQQIVELIPHRYPFILVDRIIELEENKRAVGIKKVSINEPFFSGHFPEHPVMPGVLIVEALAQVGGITMCKNEKLMGKIGLLVGIDNARFKRQVTPGDQLLLEFEVNRMKGEIVKGKGIATVNSELVCEAEISFAFVQKGGSK; encoded by the coding sequence ATGCTAAATATACAGCAGATTGTAGAACTTATTCCTCATCGGTATCCGTTTATTTTAGTGGACAGAATTATAGAGTTGGAGGAGAACAAGAGAGCAGTAGGTATAAAAAAAGTATCCATTAATGAACCGTTTTTTAGCGGCCATTTTCCTGAGCATCCTGTAATGCCAGGTGTTTTAATTGTGGAGGCATTAGCCCAGGTAGGAGGAATCACAATGTGCAAAAACGAAAAGCTGATGGGCAAGATAGGGTTATTAGTTGGCATTGATAATGCCCGTTTTAAGCGCCAAGTAACGCCTGGGGATCAGCTTCTTCTCGAATTCGAAGTCAATCGGATGAAAGGTGAGATTGTAAAAGGCAAAGGCATCGCAACAGTAAATAGTGAGCTGGTATGTGAAGCTGAGATTTCTTTTGCATTTGTGCAAAAAGGAGGTTCAAAATGA
- a CDS encoding GNAT family N-acetyltransferase, translating to MNYQIKRATLEEKEILNNLMQFYMYDFSEYMDLHLEENGKFNDYPLNDYWTEASNFPYLLTLNEKNAGFVLVKLKNRDDDLYFSIAEFFIIKKYRRVGLGRLVAKDIFNLHKGQWEVYQKDNNEPAQRFWKKVIEEYTGGKFTERIEAGRKTQVFVN from the coding sequence ATGAACTATCAAATTAAAAGGGCGACCCTTGAAGAAAAAGAAATCCTCAACAACCTAATGCAATTTTATATGTATGATTTCTCCGAGTATATGGATTTGCACCTTGAAGAAAACGGAAAATTTAATGATTATCCTCTCAACGATTACTGGACAGAAGCCTCGAATTTCCCATATCTGTTAACTCTGAATGAGAAAAATGCTGGATTCGTTTTAGTCAAATTAAAAAATAGAGATGATGATTTATACTTTTCCATTGCAGAGTTTTTTATTATAAAAAAGTATCGGAGAGTAGGATTAGGTAGACTAGTTGCAAAAGATATTTTTAATTTACATAAGGGGCAATGGGAAGTTTATCAAAAAGATAATAATGAGCCCGCACAACGCTTTTGGAAAAAGGTAATAGAGGAATACACTGGCGGAAAATTCACTGAACGAATTGAAGCAGGGAGAAAGACACAGGTGTTTGTTAATTGA
- a CDS encoding antibiotic biosynthesis monooxygenase family protein yields the protein MVHESNGSYYAVIFSSQRTEGDNGYNIMAEKMEQLASGQPGFLGVESVRNSSGAGITISYWENLEAISNWKQHQSHKVAQEKGKKEWYQNYKVKICKVEREYS from the coding sequence ATGGTTCATGAATCAAACGGATCTTATTATGCAGTCATATTTTCAAGTCAACGTACGGAGGGGGATAACGGATATAACATTATGGCTGAAAAAATGGAGCAGCTTGCGTCCGGGCAACCAGGGTTTTTAGGAGTGGAAAGTGTCCGGAATTCTTCAGGAGCGGGTATTACGATTTCTTATTGGGAGAACTTAGAGGCGATTAGTAACTGGAAACAGCATCAATCTCACAAAGTTGCTCAGGAGAAAGGTAAGAAAGAATGGTACCAAAATTACAAAGTAAAAATTTGTAAAGTTGAAAGAGAGTATTCTTGA
- a CDS encoding LURP-one-related/scramblase family protein: protein MKQLYIKQKVFSLSGKFTVKNQQEQDVYYVEGSFMQIPKTFSIMNTTRDEVALITKKVFSFLPKFFVEVDGREVLTIKKEFSFFKARYTIDAADIEVHGNWWDMDFQVLQHGVVIGKVNKEWFTWGDSYKVQILNDEMETLMIAFVVAIDCVKADQASASNQ from the coding sequence ATGAAGCAACTTTATATAAAACAAAAGGTATTCAGTCTAAGTGGTAAATTCACGGTAAAGAATCAGCAGGAGCAAGATGTCTATTACGTAGAGGGCAGTTTTATGCAAATTCCCAAGACTTTCTCTATTATGAATACAACAAGAGATGAAGTCGCACTAATTACAAAAAAGGTGTTCAGTTTTTTACCAAAGTTTTTTGTTGAAGTAGATGGTCGAGAGGTGTTAACGATTAAGAAGGAGTTTTCTTTCTTTAAAGCACGTTATACGATTGATGCGGCTGACATTGAGGTACATGGTAACTGGTGGGACATGGATTTTCAGGTTTTACAGCATGGTGTAGTCATCGGTAAAGTGAACAAGGAGTGGTTCACTTGGGGTGATAGCTATAAGGTTCAAATATTGAATGATGAGATGGAGACGCTCATGATTGCCTTCGTTGTCGCTATTGATTGTGTGAAGGCTGACCAAGCTTCTGCATCTAATCAGTGA
- a CDS encoding GNAT family N-acetyltransferase: MAINIKKCTVEDLGSLQGISVETFNETFSNQNSPENMKAYLDSAFNLKQLEKELSDSSSEFYFIYFNEEIAGYLKVNTEDAQSEVMGNDSLEIERIYIRKKFHKQGLGQYLINKAIEIAIQCNKEKIWLGVWEKNKNAISFYEKMKFVHTGTHSFYMGDEEQIDFIMTKQL; this comes from the coding sequence ATGGCTATCAATATAAAAAAGTGCACGGTCGAAGATCTAGGTTCACTTCAAGGAATTAGTGTTGAAACATTTAATGAGACATTTAGTAATCAAAATTCACCTGAAAATATGAAGGCCTACCTGGATAGTGCATTTAACTTAAAACAATTAGAAAAAGAATTGTCGGATAGCTCATCAGAATTCTATTTTATTTATTTTAATGAAGAAATCGCTGGGTATTTAAAGGTTAACACCGAGGATGCTCAATCTGAAGTAATGGGCAATGATTCGCTTGAAATCGAGAGGATTTATATTAGGAAAAAATTTCATAAACAGGGGCTTGGGCAATATCTAATAAATAAAGCTATAGAAATAGCGATACAATGTAATAAAGAGAAGATTTGGCTGGGGGTTTGGGAAAAAAATAAGAACGCCATTAGCTTTTATGAAAAAATGAAGTTTGTTCATACAGGAACTCATTCTTTTTATATGGGTGATGAGGAACAAATAGACTTTATTATGACAAAACAACTATAA
- a CDS encoding DUF4179 domain-containing protein: protein MNDNVEQRLVDEKRNLESITAPVGLEMRLRNALDSAPPKRIKRKSSPLWKIAVVMLLVIVVSGNSYNAFAYYGKKLFGFDEVLEGTLQQLNEQGMGQSIDKKTTLADGTELKINGIMADANQFIVYYTLNNPKGLEETGDHFSPSKIEGFLTNSNIRSGVSLINDEHTEIKGTMTFDSVSPFSKKLTLHYWGPLQKGQMSEGSITFSYNPNQAMVTQIKQSINKKVKADKGSITFKSITATPTMTVIKGSMNVENFDRIRLGLEGIQLIANGKPVEILGSSTKTSLGGRSFDIRYDTLPKELHSLQLVVKEFVGYQKLEEKYPLNADSNEPILLGDKELWIKDVSNTAQGIEVTIATDEDVMLDGVSIENAGENTALKTTINQKESEKNNGKLMKERTLLFDTQTKPENILIEGIHYMKGYNKVIEIPVD, encoded by the coding sequence ATGAACGATAACGTCGAACAACGATTAGTGGATGAGAAGAGGAATTTAGAGTCCATAACTGCACCTGTGGGTTTAGAAATGAGATTAAGAAATGCTTTAGACTCGGCACCCCCAAAAAGAATAAAAAGAAAAAGCTCCCCCCTCTGGAAGATTGCAGTCGTCATGTTATTAGTGATAGTGGTTTCTGGAAACAGCTATAATGCCTTCGCTTATTATGGAAAAAAGTTATTTGGTTTTGATGAGGTGTTAGAGGGAACTTTACAACAACTCAATGAACAAGGAATGGGACAAAGCATAGACAAAAAGACGACGTTAGCAGATGGAACAGAACTTAAGATTAACGGAATTATGGCAGATGCCAATCAATTTATTGTGTATTACACGTTAAACAATCCTAAGGGACTAGAGGAGACGGGAGATCATTTTAGTCCTTCTAAAATAGAAGGGTTTCTCACGAATTCCAACATAAGAAGTGGTGTATCTTTAATCAATGACGAACATACAGAAATAAAAGGCACGATGACATTTGATAGCGTAAGCCCATTTTCGAAAAAACTAACACTTCATTACTGGGGACCTCTACAGAAAGGGCAGATGAGTGAAGGGAGCATAACGTTTTCTTATAATCCAAATCAAGCGATGGTGACTCAGATCAAACAGTCGATTAATAAAAAGGTCAAAGCCGACAAAGGATCAATTACCTTCAAATCGATCACGGCCACACCAACCATGACTGTGATTAAAGGGAGTATGAATGTCGAGAATTTCGATCGAATAAGATTAGGGTTAGAAGGCATTCAATTAATTGCCAATGGAAAGCCTGTAGAAATATTAGGCAGTAGCACTAAAACCTCGCTGGGTGGGAGATCATTTGATATTCGTTATGACACCTTGCCAAAAGAACTACATTCATTGCAGCTGGTTGTTAAAGAGTTTGTTGGATATCAGAAGCTGGAAGAGAAGTATCCTCTAAATGCTGATAGTAATGAGCCGATTCTACTGGGGGATAAAGAATTATGGATTAAGGATGTGTCCAATACCGCTCAAGGGATTGAAGTAACTATTGCTACAGATGAGGATGTAATGCTGGATGGTGTGTCTATAGAAAATGCTGGCGAAAACACGGCTTTAAAAACAACAATTAATCAAAAAGAGTCAGAAAAAAACAACGGTAAACTCATGAAGGAACGCACCTTATTATTTGATACACAAACGAAACCTGAAAATATTCTGATAGAAGGAATACATTATATGAAGGGATATAACAAGGTGATTGAGATTCCAGTGGATTAA
- a CDS encoding RNA polymerase sigma factor → MDVIRLVKKAKKGNKEVLLQLIMSEKDVFYRLAYSYMGNAQDAMDAMEEMIVTLYEKIDQLKKEESFYSWSKTILVNGCKRQLHKRSKLVLLEDWSSNDKMESVHVAPGDPYHKSEQQMDMQTLLLHVNEQQREAIQLKYFHDLDYQTIADITQVSIGTVKSRIYNGLQTLKNHYRGDVDER, encoded by the coding sequence ATGGATGTTATACGATTGGTGAAAAAAGCCAAAAAAGGAAATAAAGAAGTTTTGCTGCAATTAATTATGTCTGAAAAAGATGTTTTTTATAGGCTTGCGTACAGCTATATGGGAAATGCGCAAGATGCAATGGATGCCATGGAGGAAATGATAGTTACGTTATACGAGAAGATTGATCAACTTAAGAAAGAGGAGTCTTTTTACAGCTGGAGTAAAACGATTTTGGTAAATGGCTGCAAAAGGCAGCTTCATAAGCGAAGCAAACTGGTGTTATTAGAGGATTGGAGCTCCAATGATAAGATGGAAAGCGTCCATGTTGCACCAGGCGATCCTTATCATAAAAGTGAACAGCAAATGGATATGCAGACGTTATTGTTACATGTGAACGAGCAGCAAAGAGAAGCAATTCAATTAAAGTATTTTCATGATCTCGATTATCAAACGATAGCTGACATTACACAGGTCTCGATCGGAACTGTTAAATCAAGAATCTACAATGGATTACAAACGCTAAAAAATCATTACAGAGGTGATGTTGATGAACGATAA
- a CDS encoding LTA synthase family protein, translating into MPFKEPRTLSKRSLLFFSLIMLVKSYFAWYFLFEDGPTWTTWLKEIPFVLLVFCLIEWFATKRKIAIYMLVNVLITTLFFSLIVYHNHFGIIATSQVLDQVKQVGAVKKSIFSVLRPQYMLIFVDIIVISLVMFRKQKALDWKKAMSRKSNRKAVAVLFCISIIICAMNIFPNRASMNETIKAEQMGILNYEAYSLLADQEEEQIDVSEITQSTIDKTKGIQAISNPVLFGAAKGKNLIILQMESFQNFLINLKIDGQEITPNMNKLAASSFYFPRFYQQVGQGNTSDAEFIVNTSFYVPPDGPATQMYAPKELPSLPKLLQAQGYDTATFHTNEVDFWNRGELYSALGFNRYYDKTYFGEEDTVFYGASDEVLYEKTAAELARMDQDNQPFYSHVISMSSHNPFSIPEDKYKMTLPVRFEGTLVGDYIRAQNYADYALGLFIDELKQNGVWDNSLIVLYGDHRGLPIFSLKEDDHLLLEEILGHEYSERELINIPLIMSATGITTPSVKEQLGGQVDILPTVSNLLGVSLTDHIHFGQDLLNQSTYNLLPQRYYLPTGSFVNNEELFLSGSGFEDGQHYTLSGNGDQPLQSTEDEFERALQLLHLSDSYVTQLPDRVIEE; encoded by the coding sequence ATGCCGTTTAAAGAACCTCGTACCCTCAGTAAAAGATCCCTGCTATTCTTCTCTCTCATTATGCTTGTAAAAAGCTATTTTGCCTGGTATTTTCTATTTGAAGATGGCCCTACTTGGACCACTTGGCTTAAAGAAATCCCTTTTGTACTTCTAGTCTTTTGCTTGATTGAATGGTTCGCTACGAAACGAAAAATTGCAATTTACATGCTTGTCAATGTGTTGATTACTACTCTATTTTTCTCATTAATTGTATATCATAATCATTTTGGCATCATTGCTACTTCGCAAGTATTAGATCAGGTCAAACAAGTGGGAGCCGTAAAGAAAAGTATATTTTCGGTCCTTCGTCCTCAATATATGCTTATCTTTGTGGATATCATTGTCATCAGCTTGGTGATGTTTAGAAAACAGAAAGCACTGGATTGGAAAAAAGCCATGTCGCGCAAAAGTAACCGTAAAGCGGTGGCAGTCCTGTTCTGTATTTCCATCATCATTTGTGCAATGAATATTTTTCCAAACCGTGCCAGTATGAACGAAACGATTAAAGCGGAGCAAATGGGCATTCTTAATTATGAAGCCTACTCTCTGCTAGCTGATCAAGAGGAAGAACAAATTGACGTCTCTGAGATTACGCAATCCACTATTGATAAAACCAAAGGAATTCAAGCGATCTCTAACCCGGTTTTATTTGGAGCCGCCAAAGGAAAAAATCTAATCATTCTGCAAATGGAGTCTTTCCAGAACTTCTTAATCAATCTAAAGATTGATGGACAAGAAATCACACCAAATATGAACAAGCTTGCGGCCAGCAGCTTCTACTTCCCGCGTTTCTACCAGCAGGTTGGACAAGGCAACACTTCTGACGCAGAGTTTATTGTGAACACTTCTTTTTATGTACCACCTGATGGTCCAGCTACCCAAATGTACGCTCCTAAAGAGCTTCCAAGCTTACCCAAGCTGCTGCAAGCACAAGGTTACGATACGGCAACATTCCATACGAACGAAGTCGACTTTTGGAACCGTGGTGAGCTTTATAGTGCTTTGGGATTCAATCGTTATTATGATAAAACTTACTTCGGGGAAGAAGACACAGTATTTTATGGCGCTTCTGATGAAGTTTTGTATGAAAAAACCGCTGCAGAGCTGGCAAGAATGGATCAGGATAACCAGCCCTTCTACTCCCATGTAATTTCGATGTCATCTCATAACCCGTTCTCCATCCCAGAGGATAAATACAAAATGACACTTCCAGTGCGATTCGAAGGAACGCTTGTTGGCGATTATATTCGGGCTCAGAATTATGCTGATTATGCGCTAGGACTTTTTATTGATGAGCTCAAACAAAACGGAGTGTGGGATAACAGCTTGATCGTATTGTACGGGGATCATCGTGGGCTGCCTATCTTCTCTCTAAAAGAGGATGATCATCTCCTACTGGAAGAGATTCTCGGCCATGAATATTCGGAACGTGAATTGATTAATATTCCGTTGATCATGTCAGCGACAGGGATTACAACACCTAGTGTAAAAGAACAGCTGGGCGGGCAAGTGGATATTTTACCTACCGTATCTAATTTATTGGGTGTCTCACTTACAGATCATATTCATTTCGGACAAGATCTCTTGAATCAATCAACATATAACTTACTTCCACAACGGTATTATTTGCCTACAGGATCTTTCGTAAATAACGAAGAGCTCTTCTTATCCGGCAGTGGCTTCGAGGATGGCCAGCATTATACTTTATCTGGTAACGGCGATCAACCTCTGCAATCCACAGAAGACGAATTCGAGCGTGCCTTACAGCTGCTCCATTTGTCAGACAGCTATGTTACACAGCTACCGGATAGAGTTATTGAAGAATAA
- the rbsB gene encoding ribose ABC transporter substrate-binding protein RbsB encodes MKKLTLILTSLLLILMTGCSLEPPEWAKPSSGGSMENMKIGLSISTLNNPFFVSVKDGVLAEAKKQGLEVLVIDAQNDSAKQSNDVEDLMQKGVNALLINPVDSSAISTVVQTANSLNIPVVTLDRSADQGDIKALVASDNVKGGSMAGEYIVEQLGKGAKVIELEGSPGASATRERGKGFHEIADSQLDVIAKQTADFDRTKGLTVMENLLQGNPGVQAVFAHNDEMALGAIEAIQSSGKNIPVIGFDGNEDALKSIEAGKLTGTVAQQPELIGQLAIQAAKDVLEGKTVEKLIAAPLKLVVKESK; translated from the coding sequence ATGAAAAAGTTAACTTTGATTCTTACTTCCTTACTATTAATTCTCATGACAGGATGTTCCTTGGAGCCTCCAGAGTGGGCTAAGCCTAGCAGTGGTGGAAGCATGGAGAATATGAAGATTGGATTATCCATATCTACATTGAATAACCCCTTCTTTGTATCCGTTAAAGATGGTGTTTTGGCCGAGGCTAAGAAGCAAGGCTTGGAAGTCCTTGTCATTGATGCCCAAAATGATTCTGCTAAACAAAGTAATGACGTCGAAGATTTGATGCAAAAAGGTGTGAATGCGTTATTGATCAATCCTGTAGATTCATCAGCGATCTCGACGGTAGTGCAAACAGCTAACAGTTTAAATATTCCCGTCGTTACGTTGGACCGTTCCGCAGATCAAGGGGATATCAAAGCTCTAGTTGCCTCTGACAATGTAAAGGGTGGCTCTATGGCGGGAGAATATATTGTAGAGCAGCTTGGGAAAGGTGCAAAGGTCATCGAGCTAGAAGGATCCCCAGGAGCGTCAGCGACTCGGGAACGCGGTAAGGGATTCCATGAAATTGCGGACAGCCAGCTAGATGTCATTGCTAAGCAAACGGCTGATTTCGACCGTACGAAAGGCCTGACCGTTATGGAGAACCTTCTACAAGGAAATCCTGGCGTACAAGCAGTTTTCGCTCATAATGATGAAATGGCGCTAGGTGCCATTGAAGCCATTCAAAGTTCAGGCAAGAATATCCCTGTGATTGGTTTTGATGGAAATGAAGATGCACTTAAATCCATCGAAGCTGGTAAATTAACAGGAACCGTTGCTCAGCAGCCTGAATTAATTGGCCAGCTAGCCATTCAAGCCGCTAAGGATGTATTAGAAGGCAAAACCGTAGAAAAGCTGATTGCGGCACCGCTTAAACTAGTTGTTAAAGAGTCAAAATAA
- a CDS encoding ABC transporter permease subunit — protein MTTIKGERENKGFQIGQITQKLGPLLGLIILIVIVTVLNPSFMEPLNILNLLRQVAINALIAFGMTFVILTGGIDLSVGSILALSSAFTANLMLSGWDPVLAIIVGCLAGGVMGMVNGLMITKGKMAPFIATLATMTIFRGLTLVYTDGNPITGLGDSMTFQLFGRGYLLGIPVPAITMLIVFAVLWVVLHKTPFGRKTYAIGGNEKASIISGIKVDRIKIMIYSLTGMLSALAGAILTSRLNSAQPTAGTSYELDAIAAVVLGGTSLTGGRGRIVGTLIGALIIGILNNGLNLLGVSSFYQMVVKGIVIAIAVLIDRKKAV, from the coding sequence ATGACAACTATCAAAGGTGAGAGAGAAAATAAAGGTTTTCAAATCGGGCAAATTACACAGAAGCTAGGTCCATTACTAGGGCTGATTATTCTAATTGTTATCGTTACGGTGTTGAACCCAAGCTTTATGGAGCCCCTTAATATCCTGAACTTGCTTAGACAAGTTGCCATAAATGCGCTTATCGCTTTTGGGATGACCTTTGTTATTCTAACGGGTGGTATCGATTTATCGGTGGGTTCTATTCTAGCCCTATCCAGTGCCTTCACAGCTAACCTGATGTTGTCAGGTTGGGATCCTGTCTTAGCTATTATTGTAGGTTGTTTAGCGGGTGGTGTGATGGGGATGGTCAATGGACTCATGATTACCAAAGGTAAAATGGCACCATTTATCGCTACGTTGGCGACCATGACGATTTTCCGGGGATTAACTCTTGTATACACAGACGGTAATCCAATCACAGGTCTTGGAGACAGCATGACCTTCCAATTGTTTGGTCGTGGATATTTACTGGGAATACCTGTACCTGCTATAACAATGCTCATCGTCTTCGCAGTCTTATGGGTTGTATTGCACAAAACTCCATTTGGTCGTAAAACCTATGCCATTGGTGGTAATGAAAAAGCATCAATTATTTCAGGGATTAAAGTAGACCGCATTAAAATTATGATCTATTCATTGACCGGTATGTTGTCCGCATTGGCAGGAGCTATCCTGACTTCCAGATTGAACTCAGCACAACCCACAGCAGGCACATCCTATGAGCTGGATGCTATCGCAGCTGTAGTATTAGGCGGTACGAGCTTAACTGGTGGTCGTGGACGTATCGTGGGCACATTGATTGGTGCACTGATTATCGGGATTTTGAACAATGGTTTGAACTTGCTCGGCGTATCCTCTTTTTACCAGATGGTGGTCAAAGGGATCGTTATTGCCATTGCCGTACTCATAGACCGTAAGAAAGCCGTATAA